TTCAAGCTACCCGGACGATCCTCTGTCAATTGCATTACTTCCTGGCTTGGGGATGGGACAATCGGAGTATTGCTGACTAGCAAGCAATATGAGCAAGGATTTTATACAAAACGTGAGGCTGCCGTTATTAGTACAACATTTTCGGCGGTATCGATTACGTTTTGCTTTGTTGTGTTATCTCAGGTAAATCTTGCGCATATGTTTGTACCGTTTTATCTGACCGTTACTTTTGCAGGACTCATTGCGGCTATTATTATGCCTCGCATACCGCCATTGTCTCGTAAAGCCGATACGTATCATGAAGATGTAGTACCGCATAAAGAGGATGAGGAACAAGAACAATCGTTAGTGCGAAAGGGATTGAGACTAGCAGTAACGCGAGCTGAACAAAATAACAGCTTCTTTGCTTTTTTAAGAGAAGGCTCACAGAATGTATTGGATTTGTGGCTCGGTGTTACACCAATCATTATGGCTGTCGGAACCATTGCGCTGATTATTGCGGATCAAACCCCTATTTTCGCATGGCTAGGCTTGCCATTTACTCCGTTGCTAGAGTTATTGCAAATACCTGAAGCGCAAGTAGCTTCGCAGACATTAGTTGCTGGTTTTGCCGATATGTTCCTGCCAACGGTACTTGCCAGTGGTATTTCTAGTGAGCTGACTAGATTTGTGATTGCTTGCGTTTCAGTTACTCAACTGATCTATATGTCTGAGGTAGGTGGTCTATTACTAGGTTCCAGATTGCCTGTTACGCTCAAAGATCTTCTCCTGATTTTCCTATTACGGACCTTAATTACATTACCGATTATTGCTGGTATAGCACATATGTTGTTTTAAATTATGATAAGTTAGCGATGGTTCCATAAGAATCATCGCTTTTTTACTGCTCCTTGTTGAGAATTTGATATAATACCCAATAGACTTGCTATTTAGATAGAAAGGATAAAGCATATGAACAATACGGCCAAAGGAGCCAATCATTTTATAAAGGCAGCAGCGATTCTAG
The nucleotide sequence above comes from Brevibacillus laterosporus LMG 15441. Encoded proteins:
- a CDS encoding YjiH family protein, which produces MQTVKKETYVHITTCKQLMRFLLPSIIGVLLFITPISIDGQVTIPIALLSQLLQEQFAFILPQLVTIFISTTALLSLWAKLFRPAALTTKTSFWTTLCRVSPFWLVMRVVGMLLAICTLFQIGPEWIWSESTGGMLLYKLLPLLVTVFLFAGLFMPLLMNFGLLEFCGTLCLKVMRPLFKLPGRSSVNCITSWLGDGTIGVLLTSKQYEQGFYTKREAAVISTTFSAVSITFCFVVLSQVNLAHMFVPFYLTVTFAGLIAAIIMPRIPPLSRKADTYHEDVVPHKEDEEQEQSLVRKGLRLAVTRAEQNNSFFAFLREGSQNVLDLWLGVTPIIMAVGTIALIIADQTPIFAWLGLPFTPLLELLQIPEAQVASQTLVAGFADMFLPTVLASGISSELTRFVIACVSVTQLIYMSEVGGLLLGSRLPVTLKDLLLIFLLRTLITLPIIAGIAHMLF